GTTACATACCAGGAGCTATTAAAATTGGGAGAGGTGAGCAATTTGCAGAGATAGAGGGTGTAGCAAATATGCTTCCTGATAAAGAAATAATCGAAAGGTTATTAGGAGGTGCAGGGATTTCTAACGATGATACTGTTGTAATTTATGATGGAGATAATGGATTATGGGCTGCAAGATTATGGTGGACCATGAAAGTATACGGCCATGAAGATGTAAGAATATTAGAAGGTGGTTCTGATGCATGGAGGGACGCGGGCTTTAGAACCCAGATGACAGCGGATTCTTTAGAGGCCACAACCTATACGGCTAAAGAAGCAAATACAACTATGATTGCTGATTTAGCCATGATTAAAGAAAGTTTTGATAATGACAACTTAGTGGTACTAGATACCCGAAGTGAAGGAGAATGGAATGATGGAAGAGTTCCAGGGGCGGTATGGATTGAATGGACCAAGGCACTAAATGCTGATGGAACTTTTAAAAACGCTAATGAATTAAGAGAACTTTATGAGTCCAATGGCATTACAGAAAACAAAGAAGCTATCATGCCCCATTGTAGAGCAGCTGTAAGATCAGCCCATACCATGTTTGTTTTAACAGAATTACTAGGCTATGAAAATGTAAGAAACTATGATGGCTCATGGATAGAATATGAAAAATCAGGTGAAGCTATAGAAAAATAAATAGATCAACTAAATCTACAATTTGATATCAGTAGCCCTTTCCTTCAGGAAGGGCTGAATTTTTTGGAAATTACATTATACCTTATAAATAAATATGCTAGAATAATATTAGAAAAAATTCCACTGGTCACATTGATAGAAAAATCAAATACAAAAAGGGAACCACTATGTTTAAGGAGATATATACATTTATTATAACAGCATATAAAGAAAATCAAGAAGTTAAATATGGTAAAATAAAGCATGATTTAGACAACTGGGTGGAATAGAATTAGATGGTATTATTGTTTTTGATTCAAGTAGAGGAAACATATTTCTAAATAGTTATTAGAAAATATAATTTTTTGATAATCTATTGCATGTAGGCAAAAAAAATGATATACTTACTAAGATGAAAATAAAAAGTCTTTAATTCAGTCCAGAGAGGCTGGCAAGATACCGGAATATATAGTAATAATTATTACAAGATTACTATGACTTCTTGCCAGTAGGCAGGAAGTTTTTTATTTGCACTCTGTGAAAGTGACTGACACCAAATCAAAGATTTGGGTCATCTACTTTTCTAAAGTAATACCTTTAAATCAACCCAGTGAGGTTGAAAAGGGAGAAAACAACACTTTTCTCCTTTAACACAAATCAAAGGAGGTTTTTATGATGGCAGAAAACACATTAACAAAAACAACTATGCAAGTAAAAGAAAACACAACGAATTTAGAAAACGCAAAAAAAGTGGTACTAGCTGTCCAGCATTTAATTGCTATGTTTGGGGCAACGGTTTTAGTACCAATCTTAACAGGGTTAGATCCTTCTATTGCACTACTATCAGCAGGGGTAGGAACTTTATTATTCCATCTAGTTACCTACGGTAAGATTCCTGTATTTTTAGGTTCATCCTTTGCATTTATACCAGTAATTCTTACTGTTAGTCAAAATTATGGTGGGGATTTAACCTATGCCCAAGGAGGCATCGTGGTAGCAGGATTGATTTATATATTGATGTCCTTTGCAGTTAAAAAGGTTGGTGTAGAGAAAATCAAAAAATATTTACCAGCTCAAGTAGTAGGTCCTATGATTATGGTTATCGGTTTAAACCTAGTACCTGTAGCTTATGATATGGCATCAGCTCACTTTGTGGTGGCGGCCATCACCTTAGTTACAGCCGTGACCGTTACCCTAAAGGGAAGAGGGTTTTCAAAACAATTATCTATTTTAATAGCCGTAGTAGTAGGATATATACTTTCATTAAATATTGGTTTAGTAAATATAGAAGCAGTAAGAGAAGCAAAAATTTTAGCAATGCCAAACTTTACACTACCTAAGTTTGAGTTAGGAGCAATAGCAATTATTGCACCAGTAGTATTGGCAGTATTCATGGAGCATATTGGAGATATAACAACAAACGGACAAGTTGTAGGTAAAAACTTTATAGAAGAACCAGGATTAAACCGTACTTTATTAGGAGACGGATTAGCAACCTTGTTTGCAGGATTTATAGGTGGCCCTGCAAATACAACCTATGGTGAAAATACTGGGGTACTAGCCATAACAAAGAACTATGACCCAACTATTCTAAGACTTGCTGCGGTATTGGCCATAATTCTAGGATTTGTTGCTAAAGTGGGCGGTTTCCTAAGCACAATTCCAGTACCAGTTATGGGTGGTATAAGTTTGATGCTCTTTAGTATGATTGCTTTAGTAGGTGTAAAAACTATAAAAAACAATGATGTAACCTTTAATGCAAAAAATATAGTAATTATGGCCACTATACTAATACTAGGTTTAGGGTCAGGATATATTGAAACGTATTTAGGTATATCAATTGGTATTCCAATAACTGAACTTGTAAAAATAGAAGGCCTAAGCCTTGCTGCAATCGTAGGTGTTGTATTAAATGCAGTATTAAATAGATAATAATAAAATAATAAATATAAAATCTCTCTAGATACTCTAAGATATGGACTTTGGAGTTTGCTAGGGAGATTTTTATTGAAAAAAAATCGAAGACTACTAACTGATTATCACTGTTGATACTGGGTAATAATTAGAGGAAGAAAATAAACATGTTAAGAGGTGAATAAAATGGAGCAGAAGACAAAAGTAGAAATAGGAAAGAAAGCACCAGATTTTACTTTACCATCAGATATAGGGGAGGAAATGTCCTTAAATGAATTTAAGGGCAAAAATATTGTTGTATTTTTTTATCCAAAGGATCATACTGCTGGATGAACTACAGAAGTCTCTGAGTTCAGAGATCGCTATAATGAATTTAAACAATTAGACACAATGGTTTTAGGAATAAGTAAGGATAGTGTAAAATCCCATGCAAAATTTAGAGATAAGCAAAATCTTCCTTATCCATTACTAAGCGATGAAGAAAAAAATGTACTTAAGCTTTATGGAGTTCTAAAGCCTAAAAAAATGTTTGGGAAAGAGGTTTTCGGTACAGAAAGATCAACCTTTATTATTAATAGAGGGGGCATTTTAGTTAAAGAATATCGAGGTGTGAAAGTAAAGGGACATGTAGATGAAATATTAGCATATATAAAAGATAACGTAGAATAAGCGGTTTAACCGCTTTTTTTTATGTATGATATTTCCAAAAAGTTAAATAATAAGATTTGAGTAATAATATTAGCAACATCCTAAAAAGTATTTATATAGGCAAAGGAGGAAATTTATGGTTAAAAAAATGAAAACAATGGATGGGAACGAAGCTGCTGCATATGTATCCTACGCATTCACAGAAGTGGCGGCTATTTATCCAATCACACCATCTTCTTCGATGGCGGAAGGAGTAGATGAGTGGTCTGCCCATGGTAAAAAAAATATATTTGGACAAACAGTTAAAGTAGTAGAAATGCAATCAGAAGCTGGTGCTGCTGGAGCCGTCCATGGCTCCTTACAGGGTGGAGCTTTAACCACAACCTATACAGCATCTCAAGGTTTATTATTGATGATTCCTAATATGTATAAAATGGCTGGTGAATTGTTACCTGGTGTGTTTCATGTTAGTGCAAGGGCTATAGCCGCCCACGCCCTATCCATATTTGGTGATCATCAAGATGTCATGGCTACTAGACAAACAGGATTTGCTCTATTGGCATCCAGTAGTGTCCAAGAGGTGATAGACTTAGGAGGAATCGCCCACTTAGCAGCTATTAAAGCAAGAGTACCCTTCCTACACTTTTTTGATGGTTTTAGAACCTCCCATGAATATCAAAAGGTGGAAGTAATAGAATATGAAGATTTTGATAAACTTGTGGACTATGAAGCAATTAAAGAATTTAGAAATAGAGCCTTAAAACCTGAAACACCAGTAATAAGAGGAACAGCACAAAACCCAGATATTTATTTTCAAGGTAGAGAGGTTGCTAATCCTTATTATGATGCAGTACCTGATATTGTAGAAAATTATATGCAAAAGATTAAAAAGATCACAGGGAGAGAATATCATCCCTTTGATTACTATGGTGATGAAAATCCCGAAAATATTATTATAGCAATGGGTTCAGTATGTGACGTTATTGAAGAAACCATAGATTATCTAAGGACAAAGGGGGAAAAAGTGGGGGTCATAAAGGTAAGATTATTTAGACCTTTTTCTCCTAAATATTTTTTCAATGTTTTTCCTAAAAGCGTTAAAAAGATTGCAGTCTTGGATAGAACCAAGGAACCCGGTGCCTTAGGGGAACCTCTATACGAAGATATAAGAAATCTTTTCTATGATAGACCAGAAAATCCTATTATTGTAGGTGGAAGATATGGTTTAGGGTCAAAAGATACAACACCGTCCCAAATTTTAGCTGTATTTAACAACCTTAAAAAAGATAATCCTAAGAATCATTTTACAATAGGCATAGTAGATGATGTATCCAATACTTCTTTACCTGAAGAAGATATTGTTGAAACATCTCCAGAAGGTACAATTCGATGTAAGTTCTGGGGTTTAGGCTCCGATGGAACGGTAGGAGCAAATAAAACGGCTATAAAGATTATAGGAGATAAAACTGATTTATATGCTCAAGGGTATTTCTCCTATGATAGTAAAAAATCAGGGGGTACAACCATTTCTCACCTACGCTTTGGTAATAAGCCTATTAAATCTCCTTATTTGGTGTACAATGCTGATTTTATTGCTTGTCACAATAAATCCTATTTACATCATTATGATTTATTAAAGGGGTTAAAGAAGAACGGAACCTTTGTGTTGAATTGTCCATGGCCTCAAAATGAGTTGGATGACAAAATTCCTGCATCTATTAAAAGATTTATAGCAGAAAAAAATATCAACTTCTATATAATTGATGCTGTAAATATTGCTCAAGAAATAGGCTTAGGGGGCAGAATTAACATGATCATGCAGGCTGCTTTCTTTAAACTGGCCAATGTAATCCCTATAGAAGATGCGGCAAAATATTTAAAGGAAGCAATCGAAGATACCTACGGGAAAAAAGGAGAAAAAATTGTTGAAATGAATTATAAGGCAGTAGATAGGGGGGTGGAAGGATTAGTTAAAGTTAATGTACCATCAAACTGGATAAATGCTAAAGATGAAAACATACCTATCAAGGAAGAGCCTGATTTCGTAAAAAATATTCAAAGACCTATAGCAAGACATGAAGGCGATGAACTGCCAGTCAGTGCCTTTAAGGGTATGGAGGATGGA
This Natronincola ferrireducens DNA region includes the following protein-coding sequences:
- a CDS encoding uracil-xanthine permease family protein encodes the protein MQVKENTTNLENAKKVVLAVQHLIAMFGATVLVPILTGLDPSIALLSAGVGTLLFHLVTYGKIPVFLGSSFAFIPVILTVSQNYGGDLTYAQGGIVVAGLIYILMSFAVKKVGVEKIKKYLPAQVVGPMIMVIGLNLVPVAYDMASAHFVVAAITLVTAVTVTLKGRGFSKQLSILIAVVVGYILSLNIGLVNIEAVREAKILAMPNFTLPKFELGAIAIIAPVVLAVFMEHIGDITTNGQVVGKNFIEEPGLNRTLLGDGLATLFAGFIGGPANTTYGENTGVLAITKNYDPTILRLAAVLAIILGFVAKVGGFLSTIPVPVMGGISLMLFSMIALVGVKTIKNNDVTFNAKNIVIMATILILGLGSGYIETYLGISIGIPITELVKIEGLSLAAIVGVVLNAVLNR
- the nifJ gene encoding pyruvate:ferredoxin (flavodoxin) oxidoreductase; protein product: MVKKMKTMDGNEAAAYVSYAFTEVAAIYPITPSSSMAEGVDEWSAHGKKNIFGQTVKVVEMQSEAGAAGAVHGSLQGGALTTTYTASQGLLLMIPNMYKMAGELLPGVFHVSARAIAAHALSIFGDHQDVMATRQTGFALLASSSVQEVIDLGGIAHLAAIKARVPFLHFFDGFRTSHEYQKVEVIEYEDFDKLVDYEAIKEFRNRALKPETPVIRGTAQNPDIYFQGREVANPYYDAVPDIVENYMQKIKKITGREYHPFDYYGDENPENIIIAMGSVCDVIEETIDYLRTKGEKVGVIKVRLFRPFSPKYFFNVFPKSVKKIAVLDRTKEPGALGEPLYEDIRNLFYDRPENPIIVGGRYGLGSKDTTPSQILAVFNNLKKDNPKNHFTIGIVDDVSNTSLPEEDIVETSPEGTIRCKFWGLGSDGTVGANKTAIKIIGDKTDLYAQGYFSYDSKKSGGTTISHLRFGNKPIKSPYLVYNADFIACHNKSYLHHYDLLKGLKKNGTFVLNCPWPQNELDDKIPASIKRFIAEKNINFYIIDAVNIAQEIGLGGRINMIMQAAFFKLANVIPIEDAAKYLKEAIEDTYGKKGEKIVEMNYKAVDRGVEGLVKVNVPSNWINAKDENIPIKEEPDFVKNIQRPIARHEGDELPVSAFKGMEDGTFPLGTTAYEKRGIAVMIPQWQTEQCIQCNQCAYICPHAVIRPFLLNEEEMKNKSEAFETKQAIGKGLEGLEYRIQITPLDCTGCANCADICPAPKKALVMVDAEKEVERQKDNWEFAHNNVTYKDYLMDKKSVKGSQFAQPLLEFSGACAGCGETAYVKLLTQLYGDRMLIANATGCSSIWGASAPSTSYTTNAEGRGPAWANSLFEDNAEFGYGMYLASKQIRQRLADLMLQAINSDLDADCKNACKEWLEAMDDGEKSKTASVRLINSIKTHGHHDNPIIKEILDKQDYLVKRSVWIVGGDGWGYDIGYGGLDHVLAMGDDVNILVMDTEIYSNTGGQASKATPTAAVAKFAASGKKIRKKDLGMMAMSYGYVYVTQVSMGANMNHTIKAINEAESYKGPSLVICYAPCISHGIKTGMGTTVAQEKKAVEAGYWHLYRYNPELREQGKNPFVLDSKEPKESFKAFIEGEIRYSQIMNIFPDIAEELFDAAEKNARDKYDTYRRLAEMQYQ
- a CDS encoding sulfurtransferase translates to MLKLFKSIVALLMVLILVGSVVGCTSEPTAQEPVVESEEQTEEITEELVVEDRGYARPESLVSAEELNNMENVIIVDFRDATLPGGYIPGAIKIGRGEQFAEIEGVANMLPDKEIIERLLGGAGISNDDTVVIYDGDNGLWAARLWWTMKVYGHEDVRILEGGSDAWRDAGFRTQMTADSLEATTYTAKEANTTMIADLAMIKESFDNDNLVVLDTRSEGEWNDGRVPGAVWIEWTKALNADGTFKNANELRELYESNGITENKEAIMPHCRAAVRSAHTMFVLTELLGYENVRNYDGSWIEYEKSGEAIEK
- a CDS encoding peroxiredoxin, which produces MEQKTKVEIGKKAPDFTLPSDIGEEMSLNEFKGKNIVVFFYPKDHTAGUTTEVSEFRDRYNEFKQLDTMVLGISKDSVKSHAKFRDKQNLPYPLLSDEEKNVLKLYGVLKPKKMFGKEVFGTERSTFIINRGGILVKEYRGVKVKGHVDEILAYIKDNVE